The window GGGATCAAGAGCGGAATGGTAATTAATTTTGAGGCATTACATGCTACgaataaagctttgcagtcaGGGGGTAtttccaagaagaaagaagtaggggccgtgatggtagcccaaggtccaagatctcctcttacataccaaacacctccacccacatatcaacttTCACCTCCCAGATATCCACAACCCGCCACTGCCtaccatacttataacacccAGCCAGCATACTATCACTCCCTGCCATCCTGCCAAAACTATCagaaacctagaccaaatttcgaccgcaggctgcccagacaatacacccctatTGATGAACCTATCGATCAGTTATATGAGAGATTAAAAGCTGCTGGATATGTCACCCCTATTCCCGCTGTTGCCATGGAAAACTCttctcaatgggtcaatccaaataagacatgtgcctattactcaggcatgaaaggtcatactttTGACAAGTGTCGTACTTTGGAGGATAAGAGTCAGAcactaattgacaccaaagtcatacaggaaAAGGAGGCTGCACctaatgtccgtaacaatcctctcccggatcacaggggaggaggggtaaacatgatagagaccgatgaagaatgtaactcagaggggtcaattggactcatttgagaaggggataatcctaaaacatctccagtcactctcacacctatcatggtacaaactcaggcaccaattgaagttgaggtagctgtaccaactccgtttgaggttgaagtaacaataCCCTTCACTATGATGGTAACACCTACACTATattataagtctaatgctataccatgggattatgttgcggaagcaagaagaaaaggaaaggggaaaatggaagaaactggtaCAGCACAAGGTGTGTCCAGCACTGGTAGGGTTTACACTcccgagcatttggggggaacaagtaaaAAAGCCATTTCCAAGTAGCCCGTCATTGAAATCggcccggatgatctttggagaaaggtgcaagcaagggagtattctgtggttgatcatttgaataaaACATCTGCTCAGAaatccattctatcactactgcagaattctgaggcacacaggaacgcgttgatgaaagtgttgaatgaggcaTGTGTACCCAACGacattaccagtggagagatggtCAATATGACaggacaagtgttggaaagccacaagatcacttttcatgaagacgagctaccaccagaaggactaagtcataacagggcactgcatatcacagtgcagtttgaggataagttcattgccagagtcctgatagatgggggtttgaGTCTTAACATATGTCTGCTAACCACTCTGAAAAGATAGGGTAAAGGcttgcacgagatacgagcaggaagtatgaatgtgacaGCATTttatgggtctcaaagggccacaattggggagaccaacctcagcctacagatgggcccaacctggtttgatgctAAGTTTCAAGAATTTGATATAtttgctacctacaacctattattgggacgaccttggatacatgccgttGGGGCCacagcttctactctacatcaggtcgtgaagttaGAGTGGAActatcaggaagtgatcatccatggggacgaaagtaatcccatttacaccaatcaaactattctggtcatcgagaatagaaagaagttgggtggagaaacataccatcgcatcgagcgcgtcaacgcaatAGAAAAGGACGAATGGTGGAgaagtaagatagaaggcatatagGCATGGATAGGGTATGAGCCTTGCAAaggtctcggcaagaatctccaggggataaccaaaccaatacagctaaagcATCAAGGCACAACGTTTGGGCTTAGGTATGAATACACTTGGCACGAGTAttagaattggtcgccaccatggcgtggtccttattaccctctagagcaaccagtaACACATTTGAGCCAATCATTTcaccaagctgacatgatgtgggagttcgaagaagatgaagttctagccggTATAAGGAATCTGTTTCAGGATGAtggagacatggattgcagtgcgatagtcgaggaggaggaggaggaggaaggcctcattaaTCAGACCatggagaagggagttgttctcaagaactggactgctgcaccatcaagggcccatcaagttcctgggtagcctggcaattagcatcatttattttaaaagcaatttttatgagcatttaagacgtTTTCAGCATTTTGTTTTAAACAtgttttattttgaaataatttctcGGGTCATCGAGCTGCACCTGTTTGACGTTTTCATGACTTATCtaaatgcattgttatttttagtatttattattattctttacattttttctctactgcattattattacctatcccgatgaacttacgactgtgacatgtaatgagacaacacaacataaagataatgattcagaggatctggaagaggatataatgcccgaggaaattgtcagataagtggaaaactttgaaaacaagcctaagtccaatttggatgagactgaaatagttaatctaggagactccgaaacagtcaaggaaacacgtataagcattcacctgtcaccatcagagaaagaagaatacactcgtttcctgaaggaatatgaggatatctttgcatggacatatgatgatatgaccggttggAGCACGTTCTTATTGGCTCATATAGTTCAAGctagatatgagtttgaaaatcaaaaaAGAAGTCACCTaacagatcaaagctaaggttctcatagtggttgaatatccaacttggttggctaacatcgtgccagttccgaagaaggatgggaaagtcagagtatgcgtcgattatcaGGACCTAAACAGAGCAAGCCCCAAAGATGATATCCcattacccaacatacacatattgatcgacaattgcgccaagcatgaactccaatcctttgtggattgcttcgcgggatatcatcagatctggatggatgaagcgGATGCTGAAAAGATagcttttatcacaccatgggggtgtactactataaaatgatgtcgttcgGTCAGAAGAATGCTGgcgccacttatatgagggccatgaaaactattttccatgacatgatacacaaggagatagaggtatatgtggatgacggcatcatcaaatccaagaagagtacagatcacatagcagacttgaggaaattttttgatcggcttcggaggtacaatttgaaattgaatctcataaaatgtgccttcggggtccctgTAGGAAAGTTATTAAGGTTCATCGTCAGCTACCGAGgaattgagttagacccatcaaaggttaagactatccaggatttgccgcctctaaagaaaaagaaagacgtgatgagcttcttgggacgtcttaattacatcagccgcttcatagcacaatcaattatgatctgtgagccgattttcaaaatattaaagaaggatgccgcaatcaattggactgaagactgccagaaagtttttgacagaatcaaagaatatttgtccacaccgccagtcctggtcccgTCAGAACCTtgtagaccactgctactctatctctccaTATTAGATGGGGTTTAGATtttgtcttgggacaacacgacgagaTAGGAAGGAAAGAATAGGCCATATACTATTTGAGTAAGAAGTTTACACCCTACGAAGCACAGaattctttgctggaacgcacccGTTGTGCCTTGATCTGGATAGccagaaactgaggcactacttctgtgcctataccacatatctcatatcaaggatggaccctctgaagtacatcttctAGAAACCCATGCATACAGGAAAGCTGGCCAAATGGCAAATATTGTTGAGCAAATTTGACATCATCTACGTAACTCAGAAAGCAGTTAAAGGACAGGCATTAGAAGATCATCTTGCggaaaatcctgtaggaggagaatacgaaccactaaaaatgtattttcctgatgaagaagaatcattcgtaggagaagatattgcTGAAGCCTACGATgggtggagaatgttttttgatggagccgcaaacttcaatggagtgggtattggagcagttttggTGTCAGAAACAGGTCAAAATTATCTGGTATCCGTGAAACTCAGATtttcgtgcaccaataatatggcagaatatgaggcttgcatattggggctcaatttggctGTTGACATGGATATTCAAGAATTACTGATAATTGGCGATTCAGATCAGctggtacatcaggtgcagggagaatgggctacaaaaaattccaagatattaccatatctatatcatgtgcaagagatgatgaagaggttcatgaagatagagtttagacatgtcccgagaatccagaatgagttcgcagacgcattggccactttgtcctccatgatacaacacccggaCAAGAATTTTATCGATCCCATTCAGGTAAGAAGCCATAATCAGCCGCTTACTGTGCTCATATTGAAGAAGAAACAgatgggaatccatggttccatgatatcagaGAATATTTAACGAAAGGAGAGTATCCAGAGCACGCAAGCCACAACCAGAAACGCACACTTCGGAGGTTGTCTAACCATTTCTTCCAGAGTGGAGGAATTCTATATAGAAGAACTCCAGATCTAGGGCTATTACGGTGTGTTGATGCCAAAGAAGCCTCCAAACTACTTGAAATGAAACACACCATAACCTGCGGCCCACATATGAATGGTTTCGtcctagccaagaagatactcagagccggatacttttggatgactatggaaacaaacTGCATCTGGTATGTTCAGAAATTTCATCAGTGCCAGATGCACCCAGATATGATACGGGTACCTCCTAATAAACTTAATACAACCAGCACACCTTGGCCTTTTGCTGCCTGGggaatggatgtcattggaccaatcgagcccaCCGCATCaaatgggcacaggttcattctagtggccatcgactatttcacaaagtgggttgaagttACATCTTACAAAGCTATAACCAAGAAATTCGTCACATATTTTGTTAGTGACcgtattgtttgtcgattcggggttccagaatccatcatcactgacaatgccgccaatctcaacaatgATCTAATGAAAGCCATGtgcgaaaccttcaagatcaagcacaaAAACTCCACAGCATACCGACcccaaatgaatggagctgtggaagccgccaacaagaacattaagaagatactaaggaagatggtagagaaTCATAAGCagtggcacgagaagttaccatatTCCTTATTGGGATACCGTACCACAGTCTGCACGTCAACCGGAGcaactccttacctattggtctacggtactgaagtCGTCATCCCCACCGAGGTAGAAATTCCTTCCttgagaattatacaagaagctgagctcagTGATGCGGAATGAATAAGAAGCCGCTACAAGTagttagctctcattgatgggaaaaACATGAATGTGGTGTGTCATGGTCAGCTTTATCAGAACAGAAtatccagagctttcaacaaaagggtcaaacctagacagttcacATCAGGGCAACTGGTGCTGAAACGGATctttccacatcaggatgaagccaaaggaaaattctcacccaactggcaagggcTTTATATGGTTCACAGGGTACTAACaagaggagcactcatactcgcagagatggatggagaaatttggccaaagcctaCTAATttagatgcagtcaaaagatactatgtctAAACATTTTGCATCTCTTCATATGgtgtaattgaactacgcttgacctgattcccgtttaagaggggatacgtaggcagccctgtgggttcgatcacaattcaataaaatttcgTTTTCCCCATAATCGGAAACtgaggcagaattttgaggaggaccctcaaaatatCGGAGCAAGTTTAGACAACGGCACCGCATGCAAAACAGCCAGAAATTCATCTAGATAACTGGCGAAAatttttgaggaggaccctcaaaattctatggcaaAAAGTTCGCAGTGTCTCTGATGGTGTCACAGTTACCGGTTCatctaatcaatttttaaattgcATATTACTATGTTTTGAA is drawn from Nicotiana tomentosiformis chromosome 12, ASM39032v3, whole genome shotgun sequence and contains these coding sequences:
- the LOC138903230 gene encoding uncharacterized protein, producing MVIENQKFSDIIKLGERIEEGIKSGMVINFEALHATNKALQSGGISKKKEVGAVMVAQGPRSPLTYQTPPPTYQLSPPRYPQPATAYHTYNTQPAYYHSLPSCQNYQKPRPNFDRRLPRQYTPIDEPIDQLYERLKAAGYVTPIPAVAMENSSQWVNPNKTCAYYSGMKGHTFDKCRTLEDKSQTLIDTKVIQEKEAAPNVRNNPLPDHRGGGAPIEVEVAVPTPFEVEVTIPFTMMVTPTLYYKSNAIPWDYVAEARRKGKGKMEETGTAQGVSSTGRKSILSLLQNSEAHRNALMKVLNEACVPNDITSGEMVNMTGQVLESHKITFHEDELPPEGLSHNRALHITVQFEDKFIARVLIDGGLSLNICLLTTLKR